The following proteins come from a genomic window of Pocillopora verrucosa isolate sample1 chromosome 6, ASM3666991v2, whole genome shotgun sequence:
- the LOC131786239 gene encoding protein NLRC3-like, whose amino-acid sequence MATAPSPFASTKETTNYARLCRLLVDVGSQVLRSTFDKIHPPATLHKVLGSTSVHYATLQSLYKGKKKVLNPMQWGRLYPTHSPVSSAAFDITLLTVLLRNICGLGPPANGWDRLPLATDISIADDIARVKYYRNTVYGHASQAFVDDISFSAYWQEIREALVRLGGAHLRAEIDNFEHDCMDPDVEEHYRELMKQWMKDDDSIKDKLEEIENSLENAKSIMERNFRDTIDKIEIEMKEVKEKLTSLTASAEKSGQEGDLRDTTEKIEIKMNEVLERLSSLTTTVEKSTNEGSLEKMRGEMAKMDSELKEVKEKLCTLAAPVGESKGEGVFDPTELINGIRQLYKTREGWLSPFPWCEEFQFFLGNIFTRLKVVRRKKTRGEITDVFVDMSSILDPYEECSAPRTVLIEGEPGMGKTTYCKKYAYDWATKQQAPQGCGSTAFKVVLLLKCRDIHSDVWEAIDDQLLPLGIDEKVNQQFFQFIRENQSSMLFILDGLDELPSGKLSMFSKLIEGRELPRCHIVATARQEAGKEVRKCCDALLQIEGFTEKHVIEFVTKYFKERTDLATKLSQRMSRDKNLREIAANPLNTALLCLLCEEFEGTLPESRAQLYLDMVECVLRRYRKKKGLLEKIEDLTNHYKPQLNRLGKVALNGLLDDKLDLNESELRNHAKDLTEFGFLSVQPGGSKLRQTLHYAFLHKSFQEFFAAFFICSQIQSKEMKPEELVSDRKYFVKLKQILLFSCGILAMKCDEQVVAIVKSLTNEVNKNKGRDAKIVLEAINECKREKSDFHSHLSKSFGTGLNLTNLDFSWNGISDAGATCIAEAIKVNKTLTNLDLYYNGISDAGATCIAEAIKANKTLTDLNLCENGISDAGATCIAEAIKVNKTLTNLNLSWNGISGAGATCIAEAIKVNKTLTNLDLYYNGISDAGATCIAEAIKVNKTLTDLNLSWNGISGAGATCIAEAIKVNKTLTNLYLSGNRISDAGATCIAEAIKVNKTLTILDLSDNGISDAGATCIAEAIKVNKTLTKLYLENNGISAVGATCIVEAINVNKTLTKFDLSENGMSC is encoded by the exons ATGGCTACGGCTCCATCGCCATTTGCGTCTACGAAAGAGACTACAAACTATGCAAGGCTATGCCGCCTCCTGGTTGACGTTGGATCTCAAGTGCTCCGGTCCACTTTTGACAAAATACATCCACCAGCGACTCTACATAAAGTTTTGGGAAGTACCTCAGTGCATTACGCTACATTGCAATCACTGTACAAAGGGAAGAAGAAAGTGCTTAATCCCATGCAATGGGGAAGGTTGTACCCTACTCACTCACCCGTGTCTTCTGCAGCCTTCGATATCACACTTCTAACGGTGCTTCTTAGAAATATCTGTGGTTTGGGCCCTCCTGCCAACGGATGGGATCGTCTTCCCCTAGCTACAGACATAAGCATCGCAGATGATATCGCCAGAGTTAAGTATTACAGAAACACTGTATACGGCCATGCATCTCAAGCCTTTGTGGATGACATTAGTTTCAGTGCTTACTGGCAGGAGATACGAGAAGCCTTGGTGAGACTTGGAGGAGCTCATCTTAGAGCTGAAATCGACAATTTTGAGCACGATTGCATGGATCCAGATGTCGAGGAGCATTACCGTGAACTGATGAAACAATGGATGAAAGACGACGACAGCATCAAAGACAagcttgaagaaattgaaa attCGCTGGAAAACGCGAAAAGCATTATGGAGAGAAACTTCAGAGACACAATTGACAAGATAGAGATTGAAATGAAAGAGGTGAAAGAAAAGCTGACTAGTCTGACGGCCTCAGCTGAAAAAAGCGGACAAGAAG GTGACCTCAGAGACACAACTGAGAAGATAGAGATTAAAATGAACGAGGTTTTAGAGAGGCTTAGTAGCCTGACGACCACAGTGGAAAAAAGCACAAATGAAG GGTCCCTTGAAAAAATGAGAGGCGAAATGGCAAAGATGGACAGCGAACTaaaagaagtgaaagaaaagcTGTGTACTTTGGCAGCCCCAGTGGGAGAAAGCAAGGGTGAAG GTGTTTTTGATCCAACTGAgcttatcaatggaattcgccagctgtacaagactcgcgagggatggctctcaccatttccatggtgtgaagagtttcagttttttcttggcaatatttttacaaggctcaaagtggtcagaagaaagaaaacgagaggagaaatcactgacgtatttgttgacatgtcgtcaatactagacccgtatgaagagtgttcagcgccgagaacagtgttgattgaaggagaacctggtatgggaaaaaccacctattgtaaaaagtacGCCTACGACTGGGCCACAAAACAGCAAGCACCTCAGGGCTGCGGCTCAACAGCATTTAAAGTGGTATTGTTGCTGAAATGTCGAGATATCCACTCTGACGTTTGGGAAGCCATTGATGATCAGCTGCTGCCCCTAGGCATCGATGAAAAAGTCAAccaacaattttttcagtttattcgtgaaaatcagtcCAGCATGTTATTCatattggatggattggatgagttaCCATCCGGGAAATTGTCGATGTTTTCcaaattaattgaaggaagagaacTCCCTAGatgccacatagttgcaacagcaagacaagaagctggaaaagaggtgagaaaatgttgtgacgcgctgcttcagatcgaaggattCACTGAAAAGCATGTGATAGAatttgtcaccaagtactttaaagaaaggacgGATTTAGCCACCAAGCTCTCGCAACGGATGTCGCGAGAtaaaaacctgagagaaatagcggccaatcctctaaacacagcacttctttgccttttatgcGAAGAGTTTGAGGGCACACTCCCCGAAAGCagagctcaactgtacttggatatggttgaatgtgttttgagaagatatagaaaaaagaagggacTACTAGAAAAGATCGAAGACCTGACAAACCAttacaaaccgcaattgaatcGCCTTGGAAAGGTAGCGTTGAATGGTTTACTCGACGATAAGCTGgatttaaatgaaagtgaattgagaaaccatgcaaaagaccTGACTGAATTTGGGTTTCTGTCAGTGCAGCCTGGTGGCAGCAAACTGAGACAAACACTGCATTATGccttcttacataaaagttttcaagaattctttgcagcattcttcatttgttctcagattcaaagcaaggaaatgaaacctgaagaactagTTTCCGATCGAAAGTATTTCGTTAaacttaaacaaatacttttgttttcgtgtggAATTTTGGCCATGAAATGCGATGAACAGGTTGTGGctattgtaaagagtttaacaaatgaagtcaacaaaaataaaggccGTGATGCAAAAATTGTATTGGAGGCCATCAAcgaatgcaaaagagaaaaaagtgattttcactcGCATTTATCGAAGTCGTTTGGAACTGGTTTGAATCTGACCAATTTGGATTTCTCttggaatggtattagtgatgcgggtgctacatgtattgctgaggcaatcaaagtgaacaagacgctaaccaatttggatttgtattacaatggtattagtgatgcgggtgctacatgtattgctgaggcaatcaaagcGAACAAGACGCTAACCGATTTGAATTTGTGTgagaatggtattagtgatgcgggtgctacatgtattgctgaggcaatcaaagtgaacaagacgctaaccaatttgaatttgtcttggaatggtattagtggtgcgggtgctacatgtattgctgaggcaatcaaagtgaacaagacgctaaccaatttggatttgtattacaatggtattagtgatgcgggtgctacgtgtattgctgaggcaatcaaagtgaacaagacgctaaccgatttgaatttgtcttggaatggtattagtggtgcgggtgctacatgtattgctgaggcaatcaaagtgaacaagacgctaaccaatttgtatttgtctgggaatcgtattagtgatgcgggtgctacatgtattgctgaggcaatcaaagtgaacaagacgctaaccattttggatttgtctgacaatggcattagtgatgcgggtgctacatgtattgctgaggcaatcaaagtgaacaagacgctaaccaagTTGTATTTGGAaaacaatggtattagtgctgtgggtgctacatgtattgtaGAGGCAATCAAtgtgaacaagacgctaaccaagTTTGATTTGTCTGAGAATGGAATGTCTTGCTGA